The DNA sequence ATTTATAGTTTTACCCAGTAATATCAGACAGTAAATGGCCTTTTTCGCTCAATAGGTTTGAAACCGGACGTCCTCAAAGACTTAAGACTAATACAAAACCGTGATAAGAGAAGGTTCGATTTTGTTGACACGGACAACGATGCTCATTTGTCAAGAGAGGAGCTTACCTTGTTCTTGCATCCTGAGGAATCAAAACGTATGACGTCATTTATCATCCAGGTAATAGTCACGTGACCTTTCTCAGATCTGAATCGAGTTGCTAGAGGCATAAGTAGTGCATATCATgggtgaaaaaatataaaaactaATAACCTTTCACAGCAGTTAGCAGTTTTAATGCTGCAGGACCATGCTTCGAGAAACTCGACCTTGGAGCCGATTTCTTGCAGGCATCGATAATTCTTACAGCTCAAAACTCAATGCATTCTGTTTATTTCCTGGTATTTTTATTAGCTGAATTTCAAAACTGTTAATACTTCGATCTTGGATATAGGTAGTCTAAATAGGGTAACCAAAAAACCGCTTTTTGCGACAAGTtttttcgagaaacgggttCCAACTAAACTTGAGTTGCCTTGAGTAAGCAAAGCATGTGATACTTGAAAGGGGTCCAAACCAGTCATATGTTTGTTTGATCATAAACAGTAGAACGTCATGTATTGAGTGCTGAACTGTTAAAATGTAACTTTTATGTGACAGGAAACCCTGGATATGTTTGATACGAATAAGGATGGCAAGGTTTCTCTCAGTGAATACCTGGGTAAGTATAAGTTCACACAacaaatttcttatttttttgcctCTCTATTCATTCCATTTTGAATGACTGCTTCTATTTAATCTCGTTCCCATGGCATTTCTTTGCCGACGTTGTTGGTTGAGAAAGTAAATCATAAGTAGTAGTAATATAATTAGTCATGATTTTGAATGTAAAAAAGCTTGTGTTAAATTGGACGGCGGTGTTATCAGAAGAGCAGTCACTGTGGTCATTTTTGAAGTTGATAAATTAAGGACAACAAACCTTTTTCGGCCCTAAAGACACGACTACATATAACAACGTGGTGTTAGACTACTTGCAAGTCGAGTTGAACAACATGAGAGGCTATAATTTCTGACTATTTTatgatgaagatgattttGCTGCATTCGCGACAGGTGATGGATCCACAAGAGATTCTCAGAACCTCAAAAGCCTCACAAGGACCTTTACCAAAGAACTGGACAGGAATCACGATGGTTTCCTTGACCAGGTACGTATCTGCTACGCGAACCGAGCAAGGACTGGAGACTGTTTCGGCATCTTTGCACGGTCGCAATGCAGTTGACTGTTTTGGAGGTGTCTTATTTTGCGATACTTGAAGCTAGTGTTCGTGGAAAAGGTCCTTTTCGGCTAAGGTCTCGGTACAAGGAAACTTATTGCTGTTATCGTCTGTGTCCTTTGTTAGCGAGAGATACAAAAGTGGACCCTTCCAGGGACAGATAAAGATCCTATTGAGATTGAAGCACATCACATGATGAAAATGGGCGACGATAATAAGGTAGGTATTAACAAAAAAGCTTAAGTTTCTATAACAGTTAAAACTTGCATGTAAAATAAGAGCAATGCGGGAAGACCTGTGTGCTAGATTGAAGTTTGGGCTCCCTGTATTTGGGGGCGTTCACCGGGAGGAGAATGATGACAACTCTCGTCCCACCTCCTTTAAatctattcttttttttttcacgtcGTTTTCTTGCAGAGCACAACAAAGAAGTGCATACATACGTGCATTAGTGGTTCGTGTAGTCGCACCCTTTGCTTAGATCTTCATAATTTGAACCTGAAAAAGCAATATTCGTATGTACTGTTACTTTCTTTGTAGGATGGATTTCTTCAAGTCGACGAGCTTGTCAGACATTACCGAGAATTTGCTGGAAGCCGCGTCACCAAATACGGAGACCTACTGAAAGAAGAATTATAAACTGAGTAAAAAGATAAACAATTTGACCAATTTGCGATGTCAGGGTACTTTCAGCCGGTATCACCTATGTCATTCATTCCGGGACGTCGCTTTGACATGTGCAGTGTATACTATGGACAGTGATTCATTCCTACTATCGCAGTCATGTGCATATAAGTACATTTAAATCTGTACATGTATTATTTGTCAGTATTTGATATAAGAGTATTTTAAGTAggtaaattatttattgtcattttaaGTCATTCAACAAATTAGCCACCATATGCTCTGCTTCTGTCGTCGTTTTTTGTTtcggtttgttttgttttgttttttgtttggtgttGGCAGCAATCAATAAACGAAAGTTATACCCTTACACAGTCTTGTGTTGGTGATTTTGTGTTGAGAAGGCTCCGATCATGAGATTAAACTACATACATACACTGTAGCTTTATTTAAACTCGGATTGAGAGTAGCTCAAAAGAGCTAGTATCTCCGAGTTAAATAACAAATagaaataaacaacaacaaaattgataaaaatataaaaatcttTACAGTAGTATTGTGAATAATGCGCTTAAAAGCAATAAGAAATTGAGTTCTTATGATATCAAGCAGCGCATTCCATACTTGAGGAGAAGCATATCTGAACGATTATAATCCATAGGAGGTTGTAGGTACTCTTGGTAGATTCAATACTAGGGTACCTCTGAGGTTGTACGCCATTTTTCGTTCTTCTAGCAGTGGTTTGAGATATGGTGGAGCAAAACTTTAAGGAGTCTTGTATGTAGTGACAGCACGGGAAGATTCAAGAGTCACAGACCCTATTATTCTAAGCAACGTTTCATAGTCAAAATCACCTGCTTATTAAGTTGTTCCAATTTGTCTTTACTACTGTGACGTTTTATACAAATTAAACGGTGCCAAACTTCACTACAGGAATTAaaagcaggaaaaaaaaaggaatcatATAACACGGATTGGCTCGATATGATCGCCGATAAGGTGCCTAAATCTTTTTAGAACTGATAATTGTTTGTTGACGTTACTACAAATACACGTCTTTATTTGCTGCCCATCAATACTGAGAGGAAAGTCAGGCCCGTAAGGTGGATTCTGTTGAGGGGAGTTCTGTTATGTTTTGGGAGGTATTTTTTAGCGCCGGAGGCGCTAACACGTGCGCCGAAGGCGCGAGcctctaggggggtctgggggcatgcccccccatgaaattttgcaaatttaggTTCTCTCAAGtgccatttcctgcattttgacaTCATTTCTGAGGTGGGATGCATTTTCCTTCAATATTAGCTCTTCGGAAAGTAattttcattctaaaaaaGTTCTGAAATGTTCAGAAATGAGTGTGTGCATTTAGacagttttcaaaacacaaatattaaaattacatGCAGGGTGGATGAGTGgacaagaaattgaaagaatgATGAATTATCTGACATGTTATACAATTATGTATTTTAGAAACAACTACTGAACATGTTCCATGTCTTAGCAAGTACAGAATATCTGTTTGTTCCCGGGGGTAATTCTATAACTTTCAGAAATTTTGGCTAGGATAAGCTCCGACAGTGTGGGTCAGTTTGGACCCTAACGGCTTTACCTACCTATTCGTCATGGAATATAATACTCTGCAGGTCCATTCTCCTTGGGTGGAGCTTTGCAAAAATATCCACGGCATCATCCAGATTTAGTTCTTTATCATAGTGTATATGAATTAGGGCAAGGGCCGAAAGCCTTTTCTGGCCCATACAGGCACGGTTGAAAGTATTCAACCTCCTCAGTGCAGAGAAACTCTGTTCACATTCGCAACTTGTTGCAGGGATTGTAGCTGCTATCTGGAGTAAGACATATATGTTCGGAAAATATGCCTGGTCACATATCTTGATAGTTTCCGCAATACTTGATGGTAAATTGTCATCAAACTTGTCGCTCAAGTACAGCTTCCACCTGAACAATTCATGGTGGAACAACTCCGGAGAGGGGAGATCATCAGTATACGTGTTGAGCACCTCTTCAAAGTCAGGTTCAACATCCTCACTCATCAGGACAGTTGGTACCAATCCGATCAGCTTCCCACATTTGGCAGACAAACCTGTAAACTGCTGCTCAAATTCATTAGATAAGTGGTCCAGGAATGGAATAGCCAAATTTAGTCTATAGTACTCCTCCGGTGTAGCTGCTGGTGTGTTTGAGCGATGAATTTGGCGTTTTGCAATACGTGGCATGTCAGGCGTCGTTCCAATTTTCTCAGCCATTCGCACAGCTTGCGCATAGCACCTTCCGAAATGTACCACAACATCATGTCTTAACTTGCGATAAACTTGAGTGACTTCTGTTACCATTTCATATGCTTGGAATATGTCTTGGCTTGAACTCTGCAGCTTTTTACTGATGCCATCCAGATGCGACAACATGACGTATACCGTCACAAAGGACAGAATGAAATCGAAGCTGGTTATCCAGCCAACTAACGCTAGTTCTGATTGCTGCGGGCGCCATGACAAGGATGGAAAGCAAGACGAACATCAATTAACCAATCCAAAAGATGAGAACCTCTCATTATAGTGCCAAAATGTTGCGGCTTCCTCCGAGAATCCTGGCAAGGAAGGTAGTCGTCCGTGTAATCTTATCGACCGGTCACAGtcttttgattgttttgtgtaaaaatcaattcagtgatttttttatcttttcaaaTCCCCAAAAATGCCGACTTCAAAAATTTTAGGGGGTTCGTTCGAACCCCTCGAACCCCCCCACCCTACGGGCCTGAAAGTCTTGCTTACTACTACCTAACACTAACAATTGAAATATCAGGCCATTCCTGCTGAACTACTCAGTGATGCCTCCCTTAACTCGTGGTGTAGACTTGCATACAAGGCCACATGCTCACTGTCCGCTCCATACAGCTGCTTATGGTAAGCATATGCATTGAGGCTCACCGCGAAATGAAGCGCAGCGGTTCAAGGACACCACATACCTCACCACATACCTCGTCGATTTAACTCCCAAAATGACAATATTCGCCGCCACTTGTAACCTTTCGTCAACTAGTCTGACAGGACGTCTCAATTCCTTCTTCTGAAGCAGTATTTCTTGCTCAAAGAAGTTTGGAAAgtagtttaaaaaaatataaataaataacgcAGAGCAACAATTGTGCGTAATCCGCGTGACGTCAAATCATGTTCATCTATAACCTTCCCAAAGTCTTCTTTTTTCGTGAGGTCTGGGAGCAagctcgttcccagggctttccGCCGGAGGGGAATGAGGCTGGTCTGGAAGTAATTTCGTTAATTCAATGCTATGTGAATGTAGAAAGCCTTGCaagttttaaattgaaattgttcACAATCAATTGTAGTCTGCGCATTCGCAACACTGCGAATGGTGCGATTTGCGGTTCGTTTCGCCACGCCGCCAGGTCTCAAAGAAACCGGCTTTTACATCTGCGGAAGAGGGAGCCCAACGTACGCACATgccaaattattattttttttaataactttatttgCCTCTTGTGTTTGGATACGCTGAGCGACAGAAATATTGGAATCAAGGTTTGATTAGTCATAAAGAGTTGGTGATGTTCAAACTTAACCCAGTCATGATGTCCTCCCTCTATACGAATTTGGGAACCacgcaaaagaaaatgtcgaTTTACGTCACCAACATATCCTTCCTCTACCGCAAAGATATTAGCGTCAAATCTTGAGTGGCTTTTTGTCACGTAATCGTTTCGAAGACCTTTGAGTAAAAGGTCGCATCTTGAAGGGATATTGCACAATGACATGAATAATATATTCTTATCTTTCCTTTCCAACTTCAATATTTAAGCTACGTGAAGAAAATCATGTTGAATAAATTAGTTATTCTTGGAGGTGAGTGCTTTGTATTTATATTCAATTCctaaatttccttttcgatTGAAAATGTCTGTTTGAGTTTATAAAGCAATGCAGAACAATGTGACGCAATGAGACGGAAACCTAATATGTCTCACAAATGACGCTATCTGTATTaatgaaaagtaaattgaCCAAAGAGCTTTACAAACAACTTAGTGCATCTTAGCTGTTTCCTCTTGATACGAAATGAATTTTGGTTCTACTTACGTTCTGTCTGAGAAAGCGAAGAATCAAAGGAAACAGGCATCGTGTAAACTTTGCCACAAGGAGACAGACAATCACAGTATCAAGATACTCAGCTGTTTACATGAATTTTGCGAAGCGTGTCTCAAGAAGTTCCTTGTTAACAAGTCTCTGATCTGTCCCGAATGTGGAAAGAGTATGCCCATTGGTTATCAAGGGATCCACGAATTGCCATCTACTGTGTTCTTTAATCAAATTAAAGACATTCAAGATTGTGGCTTGTGGATACAGCAGAGAAGAGACGCATTCTGTTGGGAAACTTGAAGGTCTCCAGGGCAATGCCACTGAAAAACAATGTTCTGTTTGTTCAAGAAGCTATGTCAAAAAAACGGAAAAGATATTTGACAGTGTTTAACTTGAGAGCGTGCCATGATTTGCTTTTAAGACGCGCTACTTTTCATAGCAGTGAAGCAGAAGATACGATCCAGAAGTAGATGATACATCAACCATGACTAACAACAGACGCGACTGCTCATTTCCTGCAGGAAAATTCTAGAATGGCATGCGAGTGGAACATTCGCATCTGTTAAAAGTATTATTTGTAATATCTAATGTAATAGCTCTTACAAACACTCCATCACAAAACGAATTTCTCAGCATCTTCAAAACTACAGGCAACattatttctttcagtttcCGCAAACTATCTATCAATGTCTTCAATAAATGTTGCTTGTATTACAATCCTTTAATATCACGGTTTTGTATATTCAGTTTGAGAGTTTACTACAGTCTTTATATTTCTATAGAGAGCCCGTTTTCAATCCAAGTATACCAACACTACTacaaaacagacaaaactGGAATTCTGGGGTCTTTTAGAGTTGTAAATTTGTATCTCCTATACGTAGAACGCATTTAATGTCGAGCACGAATAATTTAACCGAGTAGGAATTATCTTATGTGTCAGCAACAAATTAATGAGGAAACATCGAGGCGTGAAAAATCTCCAAGATGTAACGAAGTTAACAATTTTAGACTCCAAGATAATACCAAGCACCTCTTTCACTgtgttttgttcatttgccccagggtcctctctctTGACCCTGGGAAGTAAGTTGATAAATACATACCCCGTTTCTTCTACAGCACGtccacacacaaaaaaagactTCATAGCGCAAACCGCAACTGGCTGTGTGTGATTccaaaaatcaacaaatatCTCAAATAAGTTCTCGAACTAAGTACCTTCTCCACAAGTTCAAGAAACTGGTCCGCGTCAAGGTTATTAAAATGCCCTATGGGAGTCAACTCAAAATCTCTTTGGTCCTCTTGCTGCGTGATAACCTAAATCGTAATTATTTCCCCGCTTTTTGCTGcgctcaaaacaaaacacaccCAGAAGTATTATCCATTAGCTACATGTCAACTGGATCATCTATACCTgtctccaaaattaaaaaaataataaaaccaTAGTGCTGGTTGTAATTTTCAGGTAATAGCACTAAAGGTGGCTTTTCTCCGTTCTTAATCGTGAAGGCCGAATAGGAATGAAACAGTTTTTCCTCAAGTGTTTACTGCCTCATCCCAAGTAGTTAGTCGACAACAGTCTTGCAATAATCTACACAGAAGGCAATTCTTTCTGTTTGTAGGAAAGATGTTTGCCTGTCATTTTGGACAACCACCAAAGAACATGTAAGGACAAGTTGTGACAGCTTTCATAGCCATTCTCCAACGCAGGGTGAATTCACTCGAAGAGGAGAGTCCGCTTGCTTGTCTGCTTGCAGACAGATTGATCACGTGTCCTTGCCTGTCTGGTCTGTAACGGCTAACGAGGTCATCCGCCTACAGTACCTAACGGGCCATCCAACTGGTGCTGTCCAGGCTCGAGGTGCCCACGCAACGCTCTTTAGTCTGGAGAGTCTCTCATCCAGAGCACTTTATCCAAACAGGCCTTggagcaacaacaaaaacaaaaaaagcatcGTGTTTCGCGCACTCTCCGTAAGTTAGTCGAGGTTGGCTTGACAATGCGCAATGCGGTGTCAGAGCTTTCGTTCAGGTGAAACGCCGCTGTGAAGTACGGCATGtcgcaaacaaaacagtgtCCTGTGGGTGTGGTCAGAAGTTCGGTCACATGATTGGGGAGACGAAGACTTGAAACACGCTGGTACGAAAATGACTTAACTAAAAAGTGAAAGGAAATTGGTCCTCTGTCAGGAATTACCATACTATGTTACTTTGTAACAAAAAGGCCCTGTAAAGATGAACTAACATTACAAACCCTAATAATCGGCCATCCGTCTCTTTAAGTTATGGTGGAAGGAAAGAAGGGGAGGTTGcatctgaattttttttcagtttcagtcaCAAAGACATAACTATTAGGGTTCAGCTCATGATGATGTGAGATGGAGCCTGATTTCCGATCAATCTCAGATTGATATTTTCATGAGTTCCCTTCACCTTGCTCCAAGTGAAAACACAGAGAATCTATGAAATGATGTTGGTTGAGCATTTTGGAATATGTCATTGTTTCTAATTGCACAGGATTCTTTCTTACCAAAAGGGTAAACTGCTCTGAAGCAAACTTCTATCAAGGGAAGAACACTGTTGGCAGCTCTGTCAGGGAGATACCTTAAACTTAGAACTTGCTGTAGAGCTGTTGATGGaagaatattaatattatactATAATATTTCtccaaaaaatatttctgggGAAGGATCAAGAGAGTAAACAGGAGAGAAAACCCACCAGAAAAATCTTCCTCATGGTGCTGAAGTATTTCACCAGAGCtgttaagaaaagaaaatgatgcaaaatgAACCAAACAATTTAAAGTCAAGAGATTTTGTCTGCAACAGATGGCCCTATTTAAGGAAAACACAAGCAATTTGCAAGTGGCCTGGACTAACACAGCCACTAGATTTGGGGCTTTTATTGCCCTCATTGCTGTGGATAAAGACAAGCCCTGAAAGGGGATGTGGTGAAGAGAAGTGAAAAAATCCCTGCCCCATTCCCTAATGGCTTATATAAATCATAAAATAATCCTCAAATGAGTCTCACTGAGAGTGCCTTAGTTTCAACACACAATGTAACAGTGAGTGTTACATTGTAAAAAGAGATACATACTTGATGCTCAAACCAAGAATTGATAAACTCTCCATTTTTAGTAACGTTGCTGGCAATAGATGAAGCTCAAGGTTGTGATCAAGTATTAACGATTCAAGTGACACAAGTTTATTCACATCTGAAGagatacaaagaaaacaacatggTGTGTCAACTCCTTTGCaggaaagggaaagaaaacacaggaaagggcaaaaggaagaagaaacaCCTTATTTGCAGGGCTGTCATTAGACATGTCCCACAAAAACGTGCAAAAATTGACAGTCCCAGTCAAAGGAAACCTAAAGCTTCCTTTTCTTTAACTGCTTCCTAAAGGGGCATAAGTGAATAATGTTCAAATATAGAACTTTTCCCCTATATTGAACATTGAATAAAGTTTATTACACAAGATCTTGAAAGCGTTTTATCGTCTTTGCTAATTAAACAGGGAATTGcctttaaataattatacttTGCATTTACCAATTACAAATACTTTGCATTTACCAATTACAATTACTTATTACAAGTACAGTTAAAATTATGAATAGCTAGGATTCTCACTACATCCACATCCCTCTTCCTTAGCTTTTTGCTTGAGTACCAGattacaataaacaaaaaaaatcccaTCCATTTTGCACAATAAAAGAATCCTTTTTAGACTCAAAACCACCTGTGGAGCAGATGAGGAGTTTTCAAATGTGGAGAAGATGAGGATTTTTCAAATGTCAAGACATATGTCTTGGAATGGTCAATTATAGGTTGTAGTATAGTTCCATACATCCAGCCATCTGTGTCTATGAGCCTTAGCCCTAGTCACAGAATCGTGCACACACGAGGACAGAGAAAAGTCTGACCAGGGACATACTTTGTACCCTTTCATCATTATGTCTTTCTTACACTGACACAAAAACTAAAGCTAGATACCGTGTGGAATAGATCTCAGTTTATTTCCACTGGCAGAGAGTTCAACCAGTCCTAGGTGCTGCATTAACTGACGTGGAATTTTCTGAATCAGATTGCCATCAAATGAGAGTATCTTCAGAGATTGGCAGTAGCAAAGTTGCCATGGTAATGACCCAATCTTGTTATTCATGACATTGAGATTCCTCAGATTGTTTAGATTTTCTatttctaaaaacaacaacaacaaaatgagtTAGTAAAATTCAATTTGTGGATTCTGCACACCTTCTTCAGAGCTATGATGATCATTATTGCTTGCACTAAAAGCTGTCATTATTTCACTATAAATTAACAGTATGTAAGTGCCAGGAAGCAGTTTCCTCTCATTTACGGTGTTGCTATCCAAAGTGGAATGCCACGATCCAGGAATAATCTCTTGTGATAGTTCTCTTGGATGGATGTTGTGATCACTGGACTCAGCATGCTGTTTGATTGCTGATTTGCTGTTGCTTGCACAGCCTGGATCATGTTCCTGTGCGAGTTCTGCGATTGGGttaagaaaaaatttcaaaaaatttccttTGACCAATCTCATTGCAGTTTCTGCTGCAAGCAATGTGAAGGAGATCACCCATGCATCAACTGTCCCTTTTGGGCTTCCCAGTCCTATAGCTGGCACTCTTGGTCAGCAGGGCCTTTGGGGAGCAAGTGCTTTTGGTGCTGAGGATTGTTTGTCCACTGCTACCCATCAGATTCCCATTGTAAATAGCGTACATTTCTCGGGTTCATAGTTTACCCAAGTGGTTTTGTTCCGGGTACTGCTCTAGATACTGTTTCTGTTTCTGTTCCCATTCATTTTGACACTGTTTCCTCTGCACAAGATATTCTGGGTGGAGGCAAGTCCCTTATACCATTCATTCCACCATTCCCCGTCAATTTTTCTTCCAGGTGCTTTATGGCAGGATTTGGTCCCTCCATCTAGTGTCTCCCCTATTGATGCAGAGAAACTTTGGTGGGAATTGTCTTCTCACCATAATCAACCAAGTGAACTATGTAGTTTTGGGTCTTCAATGGGTTTTCATGTGCTTTAATCCCCAAGCTGTCTCACTAAAATCTGCCATTCAGAATATGCCTTCAGCTTGTCTCATGCCCTCCATGATTGATTAGTATCTAGCTTATCTAGCGTTTCTGGCTTCTGAGGATATTTACATTGAATCGCCTTCTGTAATTCAGAAACTTATATCAAAATCACTCCACAATGACGGTTAATTCTGCGGTTATTTTTATCTGTCAAAGTTGCAATGCCGgtggttatttatttatttattattactattttattaccttttttgCACTTATTCTAGATCTGTAATGTCATCTCACGTATTCTACTTTTCCACTTTTTATGTTAATACTTTAAGGGCTACtttttgattattttcttcaaactttGTACAAATTTGATAGGCTGTAATGAAAACCTATTCTCTCCTGTCGCTTCCCGCCTCGACTAGCTAATGCTATTTGCGGGAAGcgaccattttgtatttttcttttgttaaatagtaaataaaagttgaaagttgAAGTTGAAAGTATCTCTTTACTGAATTGCAGAAAGGCTGAGTTGCTGGCGCTTTCTCAGTATTTCCTGTCCCAAACCTCCTCATCAGGCGGTTCCCAAAAAAATACCAGCCTGGTAACAGGCGTCTTATTTTGGACTTAT is a window from the Acropora palmata chromosome 1, jaAcrPala1.3, whole genome shotgun sequence genome containing:
- the LOC141884537 gene encoding calumenin-like, whose product is MLRPLILFCLALVCVCILEVQAGSRIKFREPHNHKLSSEEHYENGKHNEEFDHAAFLGQDEAKRWKKLPPYEVKQQLKELFPKIDVNQDKNVSDQELYEWIEQHMRKHVLRGAGKKMKDLDTNKDGKVSWEEYKESKFPASMEEGLKPDVLKDLRLIQNRDKRRFDFVDTDNDAHLSREELTLFLHPEESKRMTSFIIQETLDMFDTNKDGKVSLSEYLGDGSTRDSQNLKSLTRTFTKELDRNHDGFLDQREIQKWTLPGTDKDPIEIEAHHMMKMGDDNKDGFLQVDELVRHYREFAGSRVTKYGDLLKEEL
- the LOC141884564 gene encoding 52 kDa repressor of the inhibitor of the protein kinase-like gives rise to the protein MLSHLDGISKKLQSSSQDIFQAYEMVTEVTQVYRKLRHDVVVHFGRCYAQAVRMAEKIGTTPDMPRIAKRQIHRSNTPAATPEEYYRLNLAIPFLDHLSNEFEQQFTGLSAKCGKLIGLVPTVLMSEDVEPDFEEVLNTYTDDLPSPELFHHELFRWKLYLSDKFDDNLPSSIAETIKICDQAYFPNIYVLLQIAATIPATSCECEQSFSALRRLNTFNRACMGQKRLSALALIHIHYDKELNLDDAVDIFAKLHPRRMDLQSIIFHDE
- the LOC141884506 gene encoding uncharacterized protein LOC141884506 isoform X1 codes for the protein MCATVYDEIQEAASQGHTNVYLNYRKLSELPRELLELFTIQRLYLKRNVLKKLPADIWRLASLVELYLHSNSLHELPDGIGKLQFLEKLNVDNNHLKKLPATIGNLHSLVSLNVANNDLVHLPKEIENLNNLRNLNVMNNKIGSLPWQLCYCQSLKILSFDGNLIQKIPRQLMQHLGLVELSASGNKLRSIPHDVNKLVSLESLILDHNLELHLLPATLLKMESLSILGLSINSGEILQHHEEDFSALQQVLSLRYLPDRAANSVLPLIEVCFRAVYPFVKSFSYQRVSSLRLPNHVTELLTTPTGHCFVCDMPYFTAAFHLNESSDTALRIVKPTSTNLRRVRETRCFFCFCCCSKACLDKVLWMRDSPD
- the LOC141884506 gene encoding uncharacterized protein LOC141884506 isoform X2, whose translation is MAEEIWHLKFSPADIWRLASLVELYLHSNSLHELPDGIGKLQFLEKLNVDNNHLKKLPATIGNLHSLVSLNVANNDLVHLPKEIENLNNLRNLNVMNNKIGSLPWQLCYCQSLKILSFDGNLIQKIPRQLMQHLGLVELSASGNKLRSIPHDVNKLVSLESLILDHNLELHLLPATLLKMESLSILGLSINSGEILQHHEEDFSALQQVLSLRYLPDRAANSVLPLIEVCFRAVYPFVKSFSYQRVSSLRLPNHVTELLTTPTGHCFVCDMPYFTAAFHLNESSDTALRIVKPTSTNLRRVRETRCFFCFCCCSKACLDKVLWMRDSPD